In the Ramlibacter tataouinensis TTB310 genome, one interval contains:
- a CDS encoding alpha-hydroxy acid oxidase gives MPHITNIEDLRVLAKKRVPRMFYDYADSGSWTESTYRANEADFNRILLRQRVAVNMEGRSTRTRMAGQEVAMPVAIAPTGLTGMQHADGEILAARAAKKFGIPFTLSTMSICSIEDVARGTDHHPFWFQLYVMRDRGFIERLIDRAKAANCSALVLTLDLQILGQRHKDIKNGLSAPPKLTLPNILNLMTKPRWCLGMLGTQRRQFGNIVGHVKGVENMGSLAEWTAKQFDPALSWNDVEWIKKRWGGKLILKGVQDIEDARLAVDSGADAVIVSNHGGRQLDGAPSSISALPAIADAVGSRIEVHMDGGIRSGQHVLKAVALGARGTYIGRAMLYGLGAMGEAGVTRALEIIHKELDLSMAFCGRTDINTVDKGILLPGSWQHLESRQ, from the coding sequence TTGCCCCACATCACCAACATCGAAGACCTGCGCGTGCTGGCGAAAAAACGCGTGCCGCGCATGTTCTACGACTACGCCGACTCCGGCTCCTGGACCGAGAGCACCTACCGCGCCAATGAAGCCGACTTCAACCGCATCCTGCTGCGCCAGCGGGTGGCGGTGAACATGGAAGGCCGCAGCACCCGCACCCGGATGGCCGGCCAGGAGGTGGCGATGCCGGTGGCCATCGCGCCCACCGGGCTGACCGGCATGCAGCACGCCGACGGCGAGATCCTGGCAGCGCGCGCGGCCAAGAAGTTCGGCATCCCGTTCACGCTGTCGACCATGAGCATCTGCTCGATCGAGGACGTGGCGCGCGGCACCGACCACCACCCGTTCTGGTTCCAGCTGTACGTGATGCGCGACCGCGGCTTCATCGAGCGGCTGATCGACCGCGCCAAGGCCGCCAACTGCTCGGCCCTGGTGCTGACGCTGGACCTGCAGATCCTGGGTCAGCGCCACAAGGACATCAAGAACGGCCTGTCGGCGCCGCCCAAGCTCACCCTGCCCAACATCCTCAACCTGATGACCAAGCCGCGCTGGTGCCTGGGGATGCTGGGCACCCAGCGCCGCCAGTTCGGCAACATCGTGGGCCACGTCAAGGGCGTGGAGAACATGGGCTCGCTGGCCGAGTGGACGGCCAAGCAGTTCGACCCGGCGCTGTCGTGGAACGACGTGGAGTGGATCAAGAAGCGCTGGGGCGGCAAGCTGATCCTCAAGGGCGTGCAGGACATCGAGGACGCGCGCCTCGCGGTGGACTCCGGCGCCGACGCCGTGATCGTCTCCAACCACGGCGGGCGCCAGCTGGACGGCGCCCCCTCCTCCATCTCCGCCCTGCCGGCCATCGCCGACGCGGTGGGCAGCCGCATCGAGGTGCACATGGACGGCGGCATCCGCTCCGGCCAGCACGTGCTCAAGGCCGTGGCCCTGGGCGCGCGCGGCACCTACATCGGCCGCGCCATGCTGTACGGCCTGGGCGCCATGGGCGAGGCCGGCGTGACGCGCGCGCTGGAGATCATCCACAAGGAGCTGGACCTGTCGATGGCCTTCTGCGGCCGCACCGACATCAACACGGTGGACAAGGGCATCCTGCTGCCGGGCAGCTGGCAGCACCTGGAAAGCCGCCAGTAG